Genomic segment of Zerene cesonia ecotype Mississippi chromosome 7, Zerene_cesonia_1.1, whole genome shotgun sequence:
atatataaatatacggtTGAGCAGTTGGCTATATCTGCACTTTACCGCGATAAGTGCTGCTCCAATCGGTGAAGTCCAATTTCCAATCCAATTATGAGGGAACCAGTAtgtcaaagaaataaaaagttgacatcgtgttatcatcatcattatcagccttTTAATGTCCACTGATGGATACAGCCTCTCCTACAGCACTCCTTCTATATTTTGTCTATGACATAATCATTTGTTTTGTTCATTACCTTTAATTGGCCAAACGCTAGCAATCTCCCCCAAAAACCCAGCCTTTACTGTAGGGTAGTCAACACACCCTTCAGTAAACTCTTTCAGCATATGATTATACATGTCTTCTGTAGTACAACCCATAGTACTATTATTTTGCACATCAGCTATATAGTAGCCAGTACCAGCTATTATATGAACATTGGATTTTTCTGATATTTCCTTGTAGAAATCAATGTCTCGTTTAATCCCCTCTGTTGTGTTCTCCACTATAGTTCCTGTTAtgttaaaacagaaaaaacaaagaaatgaaaatgGTTTATTGTACACCATTAAGCACAAATAAAAAgacacatatattttacaaaaaatagacATACAGCCCTTTGGATATTAAGCTTTAACTTCCAGGCAACCTCAATGAAATGCTTGCTGGCTGCTTATTTCATTGATATCTAAGAATCTGACATATCACTTATTTTGTAAAGAATTATACAGTTTAAAgcatagataattataataactgattgaaaaaaatgttatctttcTGCAATTGTAAAAGTTATGTTACCTCCACCATACTTCTTATAAGCCAGTACATCATTTAACACTGCCTCCTTTGCCTTCAAATCattcaatatcaaattattctcAGAGCTATATGGGTACTGCCTATGAAATCCCACATTTTCGAGACTAAACCCAGTTTGAAATTTATCTGCAATTTTTTTCGGAGGCTCTCTGTAGAAATGTGTAAACTCCATTGATAGATGTTCATGTGTGAGAGTTCTTCCCAATGCACTGGGGTGTATATCCCCTAAAACTGGAAGAATgcgtattatattacaatgaaGCAAATATCTGAATTTTTATCTGTTTCATTTTAAgtgattataaaacatttagaaatcaaagacatttaaacattttgtagCAGTGATGACTCAGTGGTTAGAACCTTTAAAGTGAAATGGATATTTGAAACCAGCCGAGTgcacaagaaataaattgatttttaaatatttctgacCGTGATCCACATCATCACTGCTTGAAACGTTCAATGAAAACATTATGAGGAAATGTCGaagaataaaaagttcgacgacatgtgaaaTCTGCCAAGCCGCACTGGGCCAGTGTGGTAGATTAAGACCTGTGAaccttcataggaggcccgaATCTCTGCAGTGAAACATATATGGGCCACGAATGACGAAACATTCaagcaatttattcattatatgtgGAGGTAAtccatctcagtctccccgtgactacACTCTATATTGCGTTTGAAACATTGGTATAAATCCATGGCCGTGAGTTTCACTATGTAGCAGTATGTACacatgtaggtacataaataaatacatacattgcACTaggaacatattatataatatagatcgagtttgttattcattaataatacgaaaaaacttgatatgataatataaattgagatgtgaataaattaaaaaaaaaagtagaatatataatatataaattacgattaaaattttctcaccTGTTTGGACTTTAGCACTCATTttcttacaattatttattatttgatagcGCTACCAAAGTTGAATGAGGCTGTAAGGATGATGTTCTTCTGGCAActattagttataattttatcagtcTGATAATAAAATCTCTATAATATATGAACTGTTTGcctatttgaataattattatgttattaactgATATCAActtgttttcataatatatgtaaatcaaGCCTTGAATTCGCAATTGTTATTACTTTATGTACATTGTTTACATTTGCCAGCTGATCTATTTGACAATGTACTATCAATAAGTGTCAGATTGATAAGAGTTAAGACAGCTTTTTTATGCCAGATACAAAATTTAGCCTCAGAAAttggaatttaatattacctaCATATTCTAACGATAACTTCCTAATACCATAGGGAACTCATATGcataaaaagcataaaaatcTTCCATCATCTTTGGCAGTAATGAACCATTTAATGCTTAATGGATATGAAAATCAcacaatttctataaaattaattaataagagttttaactaaaacacacacatatattcttagatatttttatctgaTATTTAATCCTGATCTTGGACACACTCATAAATTACCTTGTATAAAGACTATGAAAATGCCATGGTAACgcataatttgttatattataggaCTAGTAtcgaaatattataagaaatttcaGAAATAAAGTGTATCTATTCAGAATGCCTATATTAGTTAGGGATTTTACATGGACTCAAAcgttaaatacaataaatgtaagGATTCCTCTAGACCCGGTGTACAGAGAAAAAGTCGATCTTTTTACTACCGATAAGTACATAAAGGCACATTTCAgtccatttttatttgaagtgtTTTTGCAGCATGATATAGATAGTGTTAaaagtaaatgtatattacaaGACAATctaattgtttttgatttattgaaaaaggAAGAACTGGATTGGGACGCGTTAGAAAAGATTTTAAGCAGAAATGAAAAAGCGAAATTGCGTGAAGAAATTTTACTCGAATGTCAGGTTAAAGCTAAAGCAGCATCTGAGGAAAAAGCTATCAAAAAAAGTCAATTAGATAGATTTACAGTTCAACAAGCGATGGATATAGATAACAAGCAGCATAATTTAATGGATTCACGAAGAGATGCTGAACGCAATAAGGCTATGGACGATTTAGAAAATTGGAGACTTACCAAAATTACTGACAacgttaaacaaaataaaattataaataatgaatgtaaTACACATAGCGGTGTGTCAATAATCGAGTTGCCTGATGAAGATGAAGTCCCAAAAGTCGAGAAAAAACCGGCTAAAAACCCAAGCCGACCGATCGTTAAAATGCCTGTTCAAACTCCGGTAATGTCTGAATACATTGAAAGGAAGAAAGAAGAAGCAGTGAAACGTGTACTACCGAAATTGCGTGAGTCTGGCCTGCTAGAGATTAAACATACGCCAAGGACATTTCCTACGCCGAGTAGAGAATCAACCGCCCAAGAAGAGGAAGCTTGGTTAAAGAATATTACACAAGCTAGAAAAGCTATtggtatacattttttaataatgatattatctATGTGCAATAATATTGGTACTGGTATAGGATCACTAACTGTTGATCGATTGGTGTATTAACccattttttgtacaaaacttACCGAGGTTAGCTAGTTACCATTCGTATATACGATCCTATATTACGGTATTGCCAAATTTTCAACAGGTTTCGTTTCCGAGGATTTACGCCCTGAAGAACAAGACCCGCAGTGGTGTAAGGAAAAAGGGGACGAATTCTTTCGCAACGGCAACTATCTGGGTGCGATCAGTGCGTATACACACGGCATCACATTGTCCGATAAACTGCCAACGTTGTACGCAAATAGAGCAGCTACACACTTCGCTTTGggaaactttaataaatgtgtaagtttgttttttaatatttctagatCAACGCTCTTAGAAAACGAGTAGGGTAAATAACAGAATTGTAATTTCTTGTGTTCGAtttgtattgtacatttagaaatgttttttgCGAATTTTAACACGTTGGCTGCTGAAACACACCAGGTGTGTAAAAATGCTTGGAACCAAGGATGCGGCTTTACACGCCTAGCGTGTGGAAGCCGGCATCCGCGATAAATCGCGTCTACTGTGCGTAAAACACGCACagcgtgttttattttctaagcCGCCAGTGCGTGCGGgcaacacatttttatcataaaatatattttttatgatttctgccatttttattattttctttgtttagatAGTTaggatgtaattttaataaaacgaaaaagaaaatattttgtacaaataataaaaaattaaaacataaatttacgtTGGACAAcgttttatgtacaaaataaccTCTCTAATATCATTGGTTGACGATAAATTGTTACGCTGTTATATTAACACTCCGAAGCAGAATATCTGAAGCGCGTTCAGCATGAAACTTTTATTGctaatctatattctataaggAAGAACATCTTTATGTACGAGTGTTAACAAATCAAatcctagtattttcttgttttattttacacgagtattatacacttagaaattcaaactttttaacggattttgaacgcgaatcattcattacattattaacccgacgtagTGTTCGAAGCGAAGCGAAGCGACGCGacttattaaagtttttcaaccgatttcaaaacaaggaagaggttatcaattactgttttttgatatttgttacctcataaacgtttactgggtgaaccgattttatgatccttttattatattttgaattctgGTGCCATGGTGCCATGCCAATTTGAAGGTTGCATAGTTTTCACATGTCAGTCAATAGTAGTGATAAAgagtataatgaataaatcgcatttaaaatcattttctcTATATAATTTCTTACGCAGTACATATTTCAGGTGACTGATTGTTCTTCAGCTTTGGATTTGATGAAACCGGCATGCGAAGGAAACAGGCGTAGTCGGGCCAAATGTATCGCACGAAGAGCCGCCGGTTTAGCTAGATTGGGCTACCTCAATAAAGCTATCGACGAAATGAAAGCCGCCTCAAAACTACTACCAGATGACGAAAACATAAAGAAAGATATCTATGATATGGAAAGAGCGTGGGAACAAAACCCAGACTCAGATTAAACACCAGGAATAAATCTAACACTAAATCAAGAGTTTTATTTCTAGTTTTGttgttaacataaataaattgtaacagttaatagaaaatatattacaatgcGTACAATATTACTTCTCTTCAGTTATTTTTGCTGTCTTTGTAGATAACCCAAGGTTGTTTAGTAGAGCTTGTGGTGAAGGATCTCTTCCACGGAACCTTCTAAATACTTCGCTCGGATGACAGCTGCCACCTACAGAGAGgaaactatctttgtacctCTTTCCAATGGCTAAAACATCTTGGTCACCCTCTCTTGCTTCCTCAAAGGCGCTATAAATATCCGCGGCAATCATTTTCGACCACAAATGGCAATAATACGCGGCTCCCCACTCTTCCGAAAATATACTCGTGAATGATAGAACATGGGAATCATATTTATCGAATGGCATTGCATTGTATTTCGGCCATAATTCTCTTACCAAGTCACGCCAGAATGTAGTCTTTGAATGTAGGTCTAAATCTAACCGAGACTTGTACAATTCTTTGCATAAATTGTATCCAGTCATGTGACTTCTGACTTTCTGTAAATTCTGTATTAATTCATCGGGTAGTGGTTCTTCAGTGTGGTAGTGTCCACTGATAGCTCGAATCGTATGCGGGTCATAGAGCCAATGCGTCATCACATGTCCGCACACTTCTGCCGCATCCCATTCTACATTAGACAATCCTGCGACTTCGGAATAGTTGGCTTTCGTTAGCAAATGACGTAACGAATGCCCAAACCTTTGGAACAAAACTCCAACCTCCTTAAAGGTCAATAGAGATTGCTGCTTATCACTCGGTGCTtggaaattgaatattaaggCTGATAAAGGATTTGTTGATGTCAGAGCACATTTATTGCGGATCGAAACATGCCAACCAGCGTCATCGTATACGCGAATCTTTTCATCCTGCCGTGCATATGGATCTAAGTACAGCCCGGCGATGGGACTGTTACTGGAATCATCATAAATGTCGTAAAATTTAACATCCTTATGCCACGTGTGCACATTTGATCGTTCgactatttgtattttaaataatgtgctGCACAAGTTAAACAAGCTGGTGATAACCCTAGGCAGAGGGAAGTATTCGCGTATTTTGTTCTCatcaaaattgtataaagaCCATTTCTGCTTTCTCTGCCAGTATGGAATATCCCAATGCTCCAATTTCTTATCGAAACCTCTTTCGTTTGCAAAGTTTTGTAACGATTCAAGTTCAATATCTTGCAT
This window contains:
- the LOC119840801 gene encoding probable cytosolic oligopeptidase A encodes the protein MASFLRSNIVTRYLKRPFLQNKRNSGYVVLIPEIGEDVDKNVLLTENGLPEFNDITIEKCIAAISQLSLEYESGVQHIEESCNDCKNAFSEIFQPLEKLDNELELTWGVAKTLYLGNSSLMPTKSYIQIHQRAHKARSAKFNSIPIYNAAINEKNRLKKLTDEEQRLLDKYILEGKLNGLDIKGLKREKLDNIINLLQKERQLFRDKVSVATKVFSSFINDEQLAKEFPESLAKLMSVNNNASKGPWKISLQPHIYEPFMEYCPDPTLRWNAWQAHVQRCSGYGNKDFETSTNVQKIRGYRSDQAKMLGYDTYADMSMETKMAGSVENVYNCLDVLLESARPMQDIELESLQNFANERGFDKKLEHWDIPYWQRKQKWSLYNFDENKIREYFPLPRVITSLFNLCSTLFKIQIVERSNVHTWHKDVKFYDIYDDSSNSPIAGLYLDPYARQDEKIRVYDDAGWHVSIRNKCALTSTNPLSALIFNFQAPSDKQQSLLTFKEVGVLFQRFGHSLRHLLTKANYSEVAGLSNVEWDAAEVCGHVMTHWLYDPHTIRAISGHYHTEEPLPDELIQNLQKVRSHMTGYNLCKELYKSRLDLDLHSKTTFWRDLVRELWPKYNAMPFDKYDSHVLSFTSIFSEEWGAAYYCHLWSKMIAADIYSAFEEAREGDQDVLAIGKRYKDSFLSVGGSCHPSEVFRRFRGRDPSPQALLNNLGLSTKTAKITEEK
- the LOC119840808 gene encoding phosphotriesterase-related protein, which translates into the protein MSAKVQTVLGDIHPSALGRTLTHEHLSMEFTHFYREPPKKIADKFQTGFSLENVGFHRQYPYSSENNLILNDLKAKEAVLNDVLAYKKYGGGTIVENTTEGIKRDIDFYKEISEKSNVHIIAGTGYYIADVQNNSTMGCTTEDMYNHMLKEFTEGCVDYPTVKAGFLGEIASVWPIKEFERKAIKAAGEVQAQIGCGVSFHPHREPEAPFEIIRLYAEAGGKVDKTVMSHLDRTLLDFEKLSEFSELGTYCQFDLFGVEVSYYQLNIATDMPSDAQRLNMIKGLVDDGKENRVLMSHDVHTKHRLIDFGGHGYCHIINNVLPQMKAKGFSQTQIDKITIENPAEWLTIRK
- the LOC119840802 gene encoding dynein assembly factor 4, axonemal-like; its protein translation is MPILVRDFTWTQTLNTINVRIPLDPVYREKVDLFTTDKYIKAHFSPFLFEVFLQHDIDSVKSKCILQDNLIVFDLLKKEELDWDALEKILSRNEKAKLREEILLECQVKAKAASEEKAIKKSQLDRFTVQQAMDIDNKQHNLMDSRRDAERNKAMDDLENWRLTKITDNVKQNKIINNECNTHSGVSIIELPDEDEVPKVEKKPAKNPSRPIVKMPVQTPVMSEYIERKKEEAVKRVLPKLRESGLLEIKHTPRTFPTPSRESTAQEEEAWLKNITQARKAIGFVSEDLRPEEQDPQWCKEKGDEFFRNGNYLGAISAYTHGITLSDKLPTLYANRAATHFALGNFNKCVTDCSSALDLMKPACEGNRRSRAKCIARRAAGLARLGYLNKAIDEMKAASKLLPDDENIKKDIYDMERAWEQNPDSD